Genomic DNA from Fimbriimonas ginsengisoli Gsoil 348:
CCCGCGGGCGGCGTCGAAAACGAGCGCGTTGCTCTTGATGTAAGGCTTCACGATCTCGTACCAACCCGCTTTGCCGCTCGGGCTCCAGATGCCGCCCGCGCCCGGATCGGTCTTCGGCACATTGAACTCATGCGGGTGCACGACGTCGTCGTAATCTCCCGAATAGATCATTGCCGCGGTTCCGATCTGCTTGAGATTGGACAGGGTCGCGGTGGTCTTGGCGGCTGCCTTGGCTTGGGCGAAAACCGGGAAGAGGATGGCGGCGAGGATCGCGATGATCGCGATGACGACGAGGAGCTCTATGAGCGTAAAGGCTGAATTGCGAGAGGAGTGCTTCATGGCGCTTCGTTGCGAATAAGAATTAGGAGGTCTCGCCGAGCGAAAACTCCACGGGGAGAACGGTAAGACTCGGGACCTCTCGGCCTTCGAGACGATTGACGAGGAGATGAACCGCGCCCTGGGCAACGTTCGACCAGTAGGCGCGGACGGTAGTAAGAACTTTTGCCGGCTCGACCGGCGACTCGATGCCGTTGAACCCGACGATGGCGAGCTCATCCGGAACGGCGATGCGATTCCCCTTGCAGTAGGCAAGGAGGGCGTGGGCGCTCGGATCGCCCCAGCAGACGGCGGCCGTAATGCCGAGCTCCCGCCGCCGGGCGATGAGGTCCGCTTCCGCTTCCTCCACCCGGCCGCGCCAATCCGAAGTTCGGCCCACGAACGTGGTCATGCCGAGTTCGGAGGCACGAGCTTCGAACGCCCGCTGGCGACGTGAGGCGGAGTCCGATTCCCCCGGACACGCCCGGTAAAGCACCGTGCGATGCCCTTTCTCGTGAAGATGATTGGCGATCGCCGTCGAACCCGCCGCGTCGTCGGCGACGATCGAGGGAATCCCTTGGATCGCGTCGGTCATCGCGATCACCGGGAGATTGGACCCCCTGACCCGCGAGACCAACGGATCGCCCGGAGCCGCGATCAGGACGACCCCGTCGATCTTGCCGCCCGTAAGCTCA
This window encodes:
- a CDS encoding LacI family DNA-binding transcriptional regulator, yielding MIARNGTTKSVTLKDVAERVNVSPFTVSVVLNGSKSNTRVSPATRERILEAAREMGYTPNVLARALRKSSTNILGLYFGYGHLEPHDPFHAEVLTGLQRGCEACNKDLMIHYSFHRYSVDEVFGELTGGKIDGVVLIAAPGDPLVSRVRGSNLPVIAMTDAIQGIPSIVADDAAGSTAIANHLHEKGHRTVLYRACPGESDSASRRQRAFEARASELGMTTFVGRTSDWRGRVEEAEADLIARRRELGITAAVCWGDPSAHALLAYCKGNRIAVPDELAIVGFNGIESPVEPAKVLTTVRAYWSNVAQGAVHLLVNRLEGREVPSLTVLPVEFSLGETS